In Pseudomonas deceptionensis, a single window of DNA contains:
- the hisC gene encoding histidinol-phosphate transaminase, which yields MSKFWSPFVKELVPYVPGEQPKLTRLVKLNTNENPYGPSPKALAAMQGEINDNLRLYPDPNSDLLKQAVAEYYGVQTGQVFLGNGSDEVLAHVFNGLFQHDKPLLFPDISYSFYPVYCGLYGIEFDAVPLDEQFQIQPADYTRPNGGIIFPNPNAPTGCLLALDAIEQMLKANPDSVVVVDEAYIDFGGETAISLVDRYPNLLVTQTLSKSRSLAGLRVGLAVGHPDLIEALERIKNSFNSYPLDRVAIAGAAAAFADREYFEQTCKQVIDSREQVVGQLKALGFEVLPSAANFIFARHPEHDAAALAAKLREQGVIVRHFKQLRIAQFLRISIGTPEQNAALIEGLSEL from the coding sequence ATGAGCAAATTCTGGAGTCCGTTCGTTAAAGAACTGGTGCCTTACGTGCCGGGTGAGCAGCCGAAACTGACCAGGCTGGTCAAACTCAATACCAACGAAAACCCCTATGGGCCTTCGCCGAAAGCGCTGGCGGCAATGCAGGGCGAGATCAACGACAACCTGCGTTTGTACCCTGATCCGAACAGCGATTTGCTCAAGCAGGCGGTGGCCGAGTATTACGGCGTGCAAACCGGTCAGGTGTTTTTGGGCAACGGTTCGGACGAAGTCCTGGCCCATGTGTTTAACGGTCTGTTTCAGCACGACAAGCCGCTGCTGTTCCCGGATATCAGCTACAGCTTCTATCCGGTTTATTGCGGCTTGTATGGCATCGAATTTGACGCCGTGCCGCTGGATGAGCAGTTCCAGATTCAACCTGCGGATTACACCAGGCCCAATGGCGGGATCATCTTCCCCAATCCCAACGCTCCGACGGGCTGCCTGCTGGCGCTGGACGCCATCGAGCAGATGCTCAAGGCCAACCCCGATTCAGTTGTCGTTGTGGATGAGGCCTATATCGACTTTGGCGGTGAGACAGCCATCAGCCTGGTGGACCGTTACCCGAACCTGCTGGTGACTCAGACCCTGTCCAAATCACGCTCGCTGGCCGGGTTGCGGGTTGGCCTGGCGGTGGGGCACCCGGACCTGATCGAAGCCCTGGAGCGGATCAAGAACAGCTTCAACTCCTACCCGCTCGACCGTGTGGCGATAGCGGGTGCGGCAGCAGCGTTTGCAGACCGTGAGTACTTCGAGCAGACCTGCAAGCAGGTGATCGACAGCCGCGAGCAGGTTGTGGGCCAATTGAAGGCGCTGGGCTTTGAGGTGCTGCCGTCGGCGGCGAACTTTATCTTTGCCCGTCACCCTGAGCATGATGCGGCGGCGCTGGCAGCCAAGTTGCGTGAGCAGGGCGTGATCGTGCGTCACTTCAAGCAACTGCGCATTGCCCAGTTCTTGCGCATCAGCATCGGCACGCCGGAGCAAAATGCGGCGCTGATTGAAGGGCTGTCAGAGCTGTAA
- the mlaD gene encoding outer membrane lipid asymmetry maintenance protein MlaD, translating into MQNRTMEIGVGLFLLAGILALLLLALRVSGLSPTASTDTYKLYANFDNIAGLTVRAKVTMAGVTIGKVTAIDLDRDNFTARVTLQLEKAVDNLPTDSTASILTAGLLGEKYIGISVGGEDAVLKNGGTIHDTQSSLVLEDLIGKFLLNTVSKDAK; encoded by the coding sequence ATGCAAAACCGCACCATGGAAATCGGTGTCGGCCTGTTCTTGCTGGCTGGCATCCTGGCTTTGCTGTTGCTTGCCCTGCGGGTCAGTGGACTGTCCCCGACCGCCAGCACCGACACCTACAAGCTGTATGCCAACTTTGACAATATCGCAGGCCTGACCGTGCGCGCCAAAGTCACGATGGCGGGCGTAACCATCGGCAAGGTCACGGCTATCGATCTGGACCGCGACAACTTCACGGCCCGGGTCACCCTGCAGCTCGAAAAAGCAGTGGATAACCTGCCGACCGATTCGACAGCGTCTATTCTCACCGCTGGGCTTTTGGGCGAGAAGTACATTGGTATCAGCGTGGGCGGTGAAGATGCCGTGCTCAAAAATGGTGGCACCATTCACGACACTCAATCGTCGCTGGTCCTTGAAGACCTGATCGGTAAATTTCTGCTCAATACCGTTAGCAAAGACGCCAAATAA
- a CDS encoding ATP-binding cassette domain-containing protein, giving the protein MSADNAYAVELKGVSFKRGTRSIFNNVDIRIPRGKVTGIMGPSGCGKTTLLRLMGMQLRPSSGEVWVNDQNLPTLSRSDLFDARKHMGVLFQSGALFTDLDVFENVAFPLRVHTELPEEMIRDIVLLKLQAVGLRGAIDLMPDELSGGMKRRVALARAIALDPQILMYDEPFVGQDPIAMGVLVRLIRLLNDALGITSIVVSHDLAETASISDYLYVVGDGQVLGQGTPEELMNADNPRIRQFMTGDPDGPVPFHFPASDYRTDLLGKR; this is encoded by the coding sequence ATGAGCGCCGATAACGCCTACGCGGTCGAGCTGAAGGGAGTGTCCTTCAAGCGCGGTACGCGCAGCATCTTCAATAATGTCGATATTCGTATCCCGCGTGGCAAGGTCACGGGGATCATGGGCCCGTCTGGCTGCGGCAAAACCACACTACTGCGCCTGATGGGCATGCAACTGCGTCCCAGCAGCGGCGAAGTGTGGGTCAACGATCAAAACCTGCCGACCCTGTCGCGCAGTGATCTGTTTGATGCCCGCAAGCACATGGGAGTGCTGTTCCAAAGTGGCGCCCTGTTTACCGATCTGGACGTTTTCGAGAACGTTGCCTTCCCGCTGCGGGTGCATACCGAGCTGCCGGAAGAAATGATTCGTGACATTGTGCTGCTGAAACTGCAGGCAGTGGGGTTGCGCGGGGCTATCGATTTGATGCCCGACGAGTTGTCCGGTGGCATGAAGCGCCGGGTAGCCCTGGCGCGGGCGATTGCCCTTGATCCGCAGATTCTGATGTATGACGAACCCTTCGTGGGGCAGGACCCCATCGCCATGGGGGTGTTGGTGCGGCTGATCCGCCTGCTCAACGACGCGTTGGGCATCACTAGCATTGTGGTTTCTCACGACCTGGCTGAAACAGCGAGTATCTCTGACTATCTGTATGTAGTCGGTGATGGTCAGGTGCTGGGGCAGGGCACGCCGGAAGAGTTGATGAACGCCGATAATCCGCGCATTCGTCAGTTTATGACCGGCGACCCGGATGGCCCGGTTCCGTTCCACTTTCCGGCGTCGGACTACCGAACCGATCTACTGGGGAAGCGCTGA
- a CDS encoding KdsC family phosphatase — protein MTQDLLKRGKDIKLAIFDVDGVLTDGRLYFLEDGSEFKTFNTLDGQGIKMLMAAGVQTAIISGRKTPVVERRAQNLGIPYLYQGREDKLVVLDELLGQLNLSYEQVAYLGDDLPDLPVIRRVGLGMAVANAASFVRQHAHGVTQARGGEGAAREFCELILRAQGSLDAAHAAYL, from the coding sequence ATGACCCAGGACCTGCTCAAGCGCGGCAAAGACATCAAGCTTGCCATTTTTGACGTTGACGGCGTGCTGACCGACGGCCGCCTGTACTTTCTCGAAGACGGCAGCGAGTTCAAGACCTTCAACACCCTCGACGGTCAAGGCATCAAGATGCTGATGGCCGCAGGGGTGCAAACTGCAATCATCAGCGGCCGTAAAACACCGGTGGTCGAACGCCGTGCACAAAACCTCGGCATTCCGTACCTGTATCAGGGCCGGGAAGATAAATTGGTCGTATTGGACGAGCTTCTTGGCCAACTCAACCTAAGCTATGAACAGGTTGCCTACCTGGGTGACGATCTGCCTGACTTGCCGGTTATCCGTCGAGTCGGCCTGGGCATGGCCGTGGCCAATGCCGCAAGCTTTGTGCGTCAACACGCCCACGGCGTTACACAGGCACGCGGTGGCGAAGGCGCCGCCCGCGAATTCTGCGAGCTTATCCTGCGTGCCCAAGGCAGCCTGGACGCAGCTCACGCCGCCTACCTATAG
- a CDS encoding STAS domain-containing protein: protein MSEAAVSLAGESELHLSGVLDYQTGPRLRTEGQALIKKATASALVVDCSAVTKSSSVGLSLLLCYIRDAQALNKPLSIRAMPEDMREIAQVSGLTELLAHY, encoded by the coding sequence ATGAGTGAGGCGGCAGTAAGCCTGGCCGGCGAGAGCGAGTTGCACCTCAGTGGTGTGCTCGATTATCAGACCGGCCCCCGTTTGCGTACCGAAGGCCAGGCCCTGATCAAAAAAGCCACGGCCAGTGCCCTGGTGGTGGATTGCTCGGCGGTCACCAAATCCAGCAGCGTCGGTTTGTCGCTGTTGTTGTGCTATATCCGTGATGCGCAAGCGCTTAACAAGCCATTGAGCATTCGTGCCATGCCCGAAGACATGCGTGAAATCGCACAGGTTTCGGGTTTGACCGAGCTGCTGGCACATTATTAA
- the hisG gene encoding ATP phosphoribosyltransferase — MLTIALSKGRILDDTLPLLAEAGIVPTENPDKSRKLIIPTSQPDVRLLIVRATDVPTYVEHGAADLGVAGKDVLMEYGGQGLYEPLDLRIAQCKLMTAGAIGAVEPKGRLRVATKFVNVAKRYYAEQGRQVDIIKLYGSMELAPLIGLADKIIDVVDTGNTLRANGLEPQDFIAAISSRLVVNKASMKMQHARIQALIDTLRKAVESRHRG; from the coding sequence ATGTTGACCATTGCACTGTCCAAGGGCCGTATCCTTGACGATACTCTGCCGCTTCTCGCTGAAGCGGGCATTGTGCCGACCGAGAATCCGGACAAAAGCCGCAAGCTGATTATTCCGACTTCCCAGCCCGATGTACGCCTGCTGATCGTACGCGCCACCGACGTGCCGACGTATGTTGAGCATGGTGCGGCAGATCTCGGTGTGGCTGGCAAAGACGTGCTGATGGAATACGGTGGCCAGGGCCTTTACGAGCCGCTGGACCTTCGCATTGCCCAGTGCAAGCTGATGACTGCCGGCGCTATCGGTGCCGTTGAGCCCAAAGGCCGCCTGCGCGTTGCGACCAAGTTCGTCAATGTCGCCAAGCGTTACTACGCCGAGCAAGGCCGTCAGGTCGATATCATCAAGCTGTATGGCTCGATGGAACTGGCTCCGCTGATCGGCTTGGCCGACAAGATCATCGACGTGGTCGATACCGGCAACACCTTGCGTGCCAATGGCCTGGAACCCCAGGATTTCATTGCCGCCATCAGCTCCCGTCTGGTGGTTAACAAGGCTTCGATGAAAATGCAGCACGCCCGCATTCAAGCCCTGATCGATACCCTGCGCAAGGCAGTGGAATCGCGACACCGCGGCTGA
- a CDS encoding MlaC/ttg2D family ABC transporter substrate-binding protein, which translates to MISLLRRGLLVILAASLPLVANAAPGQSAHDIVSDTTTRLLADLAANKEQYKQNPSKFYDALNGIVGPVVDADGISKSIMTVKYSRNATPAQMQRFQENFKRSLMQFYGNALLEFNNKGITVSPAKDESGDRTSVDMTVKGDNGAIYPLSYTLNKVNGEWKVRNVIINGINIGKLFRDQFADAMQRNGNNLDKTIDNWAGEVAKAKEATDAASPKAAAQ; encoded by the coding sequence ATGATTTCTCTCTTGCGCCGTGGCCTGCTGGTTATTCTGGCGGCATCTCTTCCTCTGGTGGCCAATGCTGCGCCGGGGCAGTCTGCCCACGATATCGTTTCAGATACCACCACCCGGTTGCTGGCTGACTTGGCTGCCAACAAAGAGCAGTACAAGCAAAACCCGAGCAAGTTCTACGATGCCTTGAACGGTATTGTCGGGCCGGTAGTGGACGCTGACGGTATTTCCAAAAGCATCATGACCGTGAAGTACTCGCGCAATGCGACTCCAGCGCAAATGCAGCGTTTTCAAGAGAACTTCAAGCGCAGCCTGATGCAGTTCTATGGCAATGCCTTGCTTGAGTTCAACAACAAGGGCATCACCGTTTCGCCCGCCAAGGATGAAAGCGGGGATCGCACCAGTGTCGACATGACCGTGAAAGGCGATAACGGTGCCATTTACCCTCTGTCCTATACCCTTAACAAGGTGAATGGCGAGTGGAAGGTGCGCAACGTGATCATCAATGGCATCAACATCGGCAAGTTGTTCCGTGATCAGTTCGCCGACGCCATGCAGCGCAACGGCAATAACCTGGATAAAACCATCGATAACTGGGCTGGCGAAGTGGCCAAGGCCAAGGAAGCAACCGATGCTGCTTCCCCGAAGGCTGCTGCCCAATGA
- the algW gene encoding Do family serine endopeptidase AlgW, whose translation MFKALRFFGWPLLAGVLIALLIIQRYPQWVGLPSLDVNLQQAPQTSYMQQGPVTYADAVTRAAPAVANLYTTKVVNKNAKPLFEDPQFRHFFGNNEPKQKRMESSLGSAVLMSPEGYLLTNNHVVAGADQIVVALKDGRETHARIIGSDPETDLAVLKIDLKNLPAITIGRSDTLRIGDIALAIGNPFGVGQTTTMGIISATGRNQLGLNNYEDFIQTDAAINPGNSGGALVDANGNLTGINTAIFSESGGSQGIGFAIPINLAMEVMKSIIEHGQVIRGWLGIEVQPLTQELAESFGLSGRPGIVVAGIFRDGPAQKAGLQVGDVILSIDGEPANDGRRSMNQVARIKPSDKITIQVMRNGQEHKLTAEVGLRPPPEQPPQKNQ comes from the coding sequence ATGTTTAAGGCTTTGCGTTTCTTTGGCTGGCCATTGCTGGCTGGCGTGCTTATCGCTTTGCTGATTATTCAGCGTTACCCGCAATGGGTTGGGCTGCCGAGCCTGGACGTTAATCTGCAACAAGCGCCACAAACCAGCTACATGCAGCAAGGGCCGGTGACCTACGCCGATGCCGTAACCCGTGCAGCGCCAGCCGTGGCCAACCTGTACACCACCAAGGTGGTGAACAAAAACGCCAAGCCGTTGTTTGAAGACCCGCAGTTCCGGCACTTTTTCGGCAACAACGAGCCCAAGCAAAAACGTATGGAGTCGAGCCTCGGCTCGGCGGTTCTGATGAGTCCCGAAGGCTACTTGCTGACCAACAACCACGTGGTCGCCGGTGCCGACCAGATCGTGGTGGCGCTCAAGGACGGCCGCGAAACACATGCCCGTATCATTGGCAGCGACCCCGAGACTGACCTGGCGGTGCTGAAGATCGACTTGAAGAACTTGCCGGCGATCACCATCGGCCGCTCGGACACCCTGCGCATCGGCGATATCGCTCTGGCGATTGGCAACCCGTTTGGTGTGGGCCAAACCACCACCATGGGCATCATCAGCGCCACGGGGCGCAACCAGTTGGGTTTGAACAACTACGAAGACTTCATCCAGACCGACGCCGCGATCAACCCGGGCAACTCGGGCGGTGCGCTGGTGGATGCCAATGGCAACCTGACCGGGATCAACACCGCGATTTTCTCCGAGTCCGGTGGTTCGCAGGGGATCGGTTTTGCGATCCCGATCAATCTGGCCATGGAGGTCATGAAGTCGATCATCGAGCACGGTCAGGTGATTCGCGGCTGGCTGGGGATTGAAGTGCAACCGCTGACCCAGGAACTGGCCGAGTCGTTTGGGCTCAGTGGCCGCCCGGGGATTGTGGTCGCGGGGATTTTCCGTGATGGCCCGGCGCAAAAAGCCGGTCTGCAGGTGGGGGACGTTATTTTGAGCATTGATGGCGAGCCCGCCAACGATGGTCGTCGCTCGATGAATCAGGTGGCGCGGATCAAACCGTCGGACAAGATCACGATTCAGGTCATGCGCAACGGCCAGGAGCACAAGCTCACCGCTGAAGTGGGCCTGCGCCCGCCGCCAGAGCAGCCACCGCAGAAGAATCAATAA
- a CDS encoding KpsF/GutQ family sugar-phosphate isomerase, whose product MSQSSDLIQSAQRTIRLELEAVEGLLAHIDADFVRACEMILASKGRVVVVGMGKSGHIGNKIAATLASTGTTAFFVHPAEASHGDMGMITRDDIILALSNSGSTAEIITLLPLIKRLGIKLISMTGNPESPLAKAADVSLDARVAQEACPLNLAPTSSTTATLVLGDALAIALLEARGFTAEDFAFSHPGGALGRRLLLKVENVMHSGDDLPQVVRGTLLKEALMEMTHKGLGMTVVVEQDGRLAGIFTDGDLRRTLDREIDIRNASIDAVMTPHGKTARADMLAAEALKIMEDHKISALVVVDKEDRPVGALNMHDLLRAGVM is encoded by the coding sequence ATGAGCCAATCCAGCGACCTGATTCAATCTGCCCAACGCACCATCCGCCTCGAACTGGAAGCCGTAGAAGGTTTGCTGGCCCATATCGACGCAGATTTCGTACGCGCTTGCGAGATGATTTTGGCAAGTAAAGGCCGGGTAGTCGTGGTCGGCATGGGCAAGTCCGGGCACATCGGCAACAAAATTGCCGCCACCCTGGCCAGCACCGGCACCACGGCTTTTTTCGTTCACCCGGCAGAAGCCAGCCACGGCGACATGGGCATGATCACCCGCGATGACATCATCCTCGCGCTGTCCAACTCGGGTTCTACCGCCGAGATCATCACGTTGCTGCCCCTGATCAAACGCCTGGGCATCAAGCTGATCAGCATGACCGGCAATCCCGAGTCGCCCCTGGCCAAGGCCGCCGACGTCAGCCTTGACGCCCGCGTAGCTCAGGAAGCCTGCCCGTTGAACCTGGCGCCGACCTCCTCAACCACCGCAACGCTGGTACTGGGCGATGCCCTGGCCATTGCGCTGCTCGAAGCGCGCGGCTTCACGGCCGAAGACTTTGCCTTCTCGCACCCCGGCGGCGCGCTGGGACGTCGCCTGCTGCTGAAAGTCGAAAACGTCATGCATTCCGGCGACGATCTGCCGCAAGTGGTACGTGGCACCCTGCTCAAGGAAGCGCTGATGGAAATGACCCATAAGGGCCTGGGCATGACCGTGGTCGTTGAACAGGACGGCCGTCTGGCCGGAATCTTCACCGACGGCGACCTGCGCCGCACCCTGGACCGCGAGATCGATATCCGCAACGCAAGCATTGATGCCGTCATGACCCCCCACGGCAAAACTGCCCGGGCCGACATGCTGGCAGCCGAAGCCTTGAAAATTATGGAAGACCACAAAATCAGCGCGCTGGTTGTTGTCGACAAGGAAGACCGCCCCGTCGGTGCCTTGAACATGCACGACTTGCTACGCGCAGGAGTGATGTAA
- the murA gene encoding UDP-N-acetylglucosamine 1-carboxyvinyltransferase, which yields MDKLIITGGVRLDGEIRISGAKNSALPILAATLLCNGPVTVANLPHLHDITTMIELFGRMGIEPVIDEKLSVEINPNTIKTLIAPYELVKTMRASILVLGPMVARFGYAEVALPGGCAIGSRPVDLHIRGLEAMGAVIDVEGGYIKAKAPEGGLRGANFFFDTVSVTGTENIMMAAALANGRSVLQNSAREPEVVDLANFLNAMGAKVSGAGTDTITIDGVKELHPATYRVMPDRIETGTYLVAAAVTGGRVKVKDTDPTILEAVLEKLKEAGAEITTGEDWIELNMHGKRPKAVNVRTAPYPAFPTDMQAQFISLNAIAEGTGAVIETIFENRFMHVYELHRMGAKIQVEGNTAIVTGTETLKGAPVMATDLRASASLVISALVAEGDTLIDRIYHIDRGYECIEEKLQMLGAKIRRVPG from the coding sequence ATGGATAAATTGATTATTACCGGCGGCGTTCGTCTTGATGGCGAAATCCGCATTTCCGGGGCGAAGAACTCCGCCCTGCCGATTCTGGCGGCGACCTTGCTGTGCAATGGTCCGGTCACTGTGGCCAACCTGCCGCACTTGCATGACATCACCACCATGATCGAGCTGTTCGGTCGCATGGGCATTGAGCCGGTGATCGATGAAAAGCTCAGCGTCGAAATCAACCCGAACACCATCAAAACCCTGATCGCACCGTACGAACTGGTTAAAACCATGCGTGCCTCGATCCTGGTTCTGGGCCCGATGGTTGCGCGCTTCGGTTATGCCGAAGTTGCCTTGCCAGGCGGTTGCGCCATTGGTTCGCGTCCGGTTGACCTGCACATCCGCGGCCTTGAAGCCATGGGCGCAGTGATCGACGTTGAGGGCGGCTACATCAAGGCCAAGGCGCCGGAAGGCGGCTTGCGCGGTGCCAACTTCTTCTTCGATACCGTCAGCGTGACCGGTACTGAAAACATCATGATGGCCGCAGCTCTGGCCAATGGCCGCAGCGTTTTGCAGAACTCTGCACGCGAGCCTGAAGTCGTCGACCTGGCCAACTTCCTGAACGCCATGGGCGCCAAGGTGAGCGGTGCGGGCACTGACACCATCACCATTGATGGCGTTAAAGAGTTGCACCCAGCGACCTACCGCGTGATGCCGGACCGTATCGAAACCGGTACTTATCTGGTAGCCGCGGCTGTGACCGGTGGCCGAGTGAAGGTCAAGGACACTGATCCGACCATCCTCGAAGCCGTTCTTGAGAAACTCAAGGAAGCGGGCGCCGAAATCACCACCGGTGAAGACTGGATCGAGCTGAACATGCACGGCAAGCGCCCTAAAGCGGTGAACGTGCGTACGGCTCCGTACCCGGCGTTTCCGACTGACATGCAGGCGCAGTTCATCTCCCTGAACGCCATTGCCGAAGGCACTGGTGCAGTGATCGAGACCATCTTCGAAAACCGCTTCATGCACGTTTACGAACTGCACCGCATGGGCGCCAAGATCCAGGTCGAAGGCAACACTGCCATCGTGACCGGTACTGAAACGCTCAAGGGCGCGCCAGTCATGGCTACCGACCTGCGTGCTTCGGCCAGCCTGGTGATCTCTGCTCTGGTTGCTGAAGGCGACACGCTGATCGACCGCATCTACCACATTGACCGTGGCTACGAGTGCATCGAAGAAAAACTGCAAATGCTGGGCGCCAAAATCCGCCGCGTTCCGGGCTAG
- the hisD gene encoding histidinol dehydrogenase: MTAPTAIRRLNAADPDFAQHLDHLLSWESVSDDSVNQRVLDIIKAVRERGDAALVEFTQRFDGLSVNSMADLILPRERLELALTRITAPQREALEKAAQRVRSYHEKQKQDSWSYTEADGTVLGQKVTPLDRAGLYVPGGKASYPSSVLMNAIPAKVAGVTEVVMVVPTPRGEINELVLAAACIAGVDRVFTIGGAQAVAALAYGTESVPKVDKVVGPGNIYVATAKRHVFGQVGIDMIAGPSEILVVCDGLTDPDWIAMDLFSQAEHDEDAQAILVSPDAEFLDKVAASIAKLLPTMERAEIIETSINGRGALILVEDMQQAIDVANRIAPEHLELSVADPQAWLPQIRHAGAIFMGRHTSEALGDYCAGPNHVLPTSGTARFSSPLGVYDFQKRSSIIFCSEQGASDLGKTASILARGESLTGHARSAEYRIIADTEQGQ, from the coding sequence ATGACCGCTCCCACTGCAATTCGCCGACTCAACGCTGCTGACCCGGACTTCGCGCAGCATCTGGATCATCTGCTGAGCTGGGAAAGTGTGTCTGATGACTCGGTCAACCAGCGTGTGCTCGACATCATCAAAGCCGTGCGTGAGCGTGGCGATGCGGCACTGGTTGAGTTCACCCAGCGTTTTGACGGGCTGAGCGTCAACTCGATGGCTGACCTGATCCTGCCCCGCGAGCGCCTGGAGCTGGCCCTGACCCGCATCACCGCGCCGCAGCGTGAAGCGCTGGAAAAAGCCGCGCAGCGTGTACGCAGCTACCACGAAAAACAGAAGCAGGATTCCTGGAGCTACACCGAAGCCGACGGCACAGTATTGGGCCAGAAAGTCACGCCGCTGGACCGTGCCGGTTTGTACGTGCCGGGAGGCAAGGCCTCGTACCCGTCATCGGTGTTGATGAACGCCATTCCGGCCAAGGTGGCAGGCGTCACCGAAGTGGTGATGGTCGTTCCGACCCCGCGCGGTGAAATCAACGAGCTGGTATTGGCCGCAGCCTGTATCGCAGGTGTAGACCGTGTGTTCACCATTGGCGGGGCGCAAGCCGTCGCAGCGTTGGCTTACGGCACCGAAAGCGTGCCGAAAGTGGACAAGGTGGTTGGCCCGGGCAACATCTATGTCGCGACGGCCAAGCGCCATGTGTTTGGCCAGGTCGGTATCGACATGATTGCCGGCCCTTCGGAAATCCTCGTGGTGTGCGATGGCCTGACCGATCCGGACTGGATCGCCATGGACCTGTTCTCCCAGGCCGAACACGACGAAGACGCACAGGCGATTCTGGTCAGCCCTGACGCCGAGTTCCTCGACAAGGTCGCGGCCAGCATCGCCAAGCTGCTGCCGACCATGGAACGCGCCGAAATTATCGAAACCTCGATCAATGGTCGTGGCGCGTTGATTCTGGTGGAAGACATGCAGCAGGCGATCGATGTCGCCAACCGCATCGCCCCCGAGCACCTGGAGTTGTCGGTGGCCGACCCGCAAGCCTGGTTGCCGCAGATCCGTCACGCCGGTGCGATCTTTATGGGCCGTCATACGTCCGAAGCCCTGGGTGATTACTGCGCGGGTCCAAACCACGTATTGCCGACTTCCGGCACGGCGCGCTTTTCCTCGCCGCTGGGGGTGTATGACTTCCAGAAGCGCTCTTCGATCATCTTCTGTTCCGAGCAGGGCGCGTCCGACCTGGGCAAGACCGCCTCGATTCTCGCTCGCGGTGAATCGCTGACCGGCCACGCCCGCAGTGCTGAATACCGGATCATCGCCGACACCGAGCAGGGGCAATAA
- a CDS encoding BolA family protein produces MQAVEVKSFLEGKLPGTQVEVEGEGCNFQLNVISDELVALSPVKRQQSIYAHLNPWIADGSIHAVTMKFFSSAAWAERT; encoded by the coding sequence ATGCAGGCCGTAGAAGTGAAGAGCTTTCTTGAGGGAAAGCTGCCTGGTACCCAGGTAGAAGTTGAGGGCGAAGGCTGCAACTTTCAGCTGAACGTGATTAGTGACGAACTGGTGGCCCTGAGCCCGGTCAAACGTCAACAAAGCATCTATGCCCATTTGAACCCGTGGATTGCTGATGGCAGCATCCATGCGGTCACTATGAAATTCTTCAGCAGCGCGGCCTGGGCCGAGCGCACCTGA
- the mlaE gene encoding lipid asymmetry maintenance ABC transporter permease subunit MlaE, translating to MRKRSLMDRIGLFGRAGIDILAVLGRSTVFLFHALLGRGGIGGGFGLLIKQLHSVGVMSLVIIVVSGIFIGMVLALQGFSILSSYGSEQAVGQMVALTLLRELGPVVTALLFAGRAGSALTAEIGNMKSTEQLSSLEMIGVDPLKYIIAPRLWAGFISLPVLAMIFSVVGIWGGSWVAVDWLGVYDGSYWANMQNSVTFSGDVLNGIIKSIVFAFVVTWIAVFQGYDCEPTSEGISRATTKTVVYASLAVLGLDFILTALMFGDF from the coding sequence ATGCGCAAGCGTTCATTAATGGACCGTATCGGCCTGTTTGGCCGAGCCGGGATCGATATCCTCGCGGTGCTGGGGCGTTCGACGGTTTTCCTGTTTCATGCATTGCTGGGGCGTGGCGGCATCGGTGGCGGGTTCGGTTTGCTGATCAAGCAACTGCACTCCGTGGGCGTGATGTCGCTGGTGATTATTGTCGTGTCCGGCATCTTCATCGGCATGGTGCTGGCGCTGCAGGGCTTCAGCATTCTGTCCAGCTACGGTTCCGAGCAGGCGGTTGGGCAAATGGTTGCCCTGACCCTGTTGCGCGAATTGGGGCCAGTGGTCACTGCCTTGCTGTTCGCCGGGCGGGCGGGGTCTGCATTGACGGCCGAAATCGGCAACATGAAATCGACCGAGCAACTGTCCAGCCTTGAAATGATCGGGGTCGACCCGCTCAAGTACATCATCGCGCCACGCTTGTGGGCCGGGTTTATTTCCCTGCCCGTGCTGGCGATGATCTTCAGTGTTGTCGGCATCTGGGGCGGTTCGTGGGTGGCGGTGGACTGGCTGGGCGTCTATGACGGCTCGTACTGGGCCAACATGCAAAACAGCGTAACCTTCAGTGGTGACGTACTTAACGGGATCATCAAAAGCATCGTATTTGCCTTTGTGGTGACCTGGATTGCCGTGTTTCAAGGTTATGACTGTGAGCCCACTTCAGAGGGGATCAGCCGTGCCACTACCAAGACCGTGGTGTATGCCTCTCTGGCAGTCCTCGGGCTGGACTTTATTTTGACTGCCTTGATGTTTGGAGATTTCTGA